Within Candidatus Eisenbacteria bacterium, the genomic segment CGGCGAGCGTGTCGGGGGTGTCATCCAAGAGAACGGGGACGCGCCGCTGCGCAAGGATGGGGCCGTGGTCGTAGTCCGGATCGAGGAAGTGGACGGTGCAACCGCTCTCGGCATCCCCCGCGGCGAGCACGGCCTCATGGACATGATGCCCGTACATCCCCGTCCCCCCGTGCCTCGGCAGCAGCGCGGGGTGGATGTTCAGGGCGGCGTACCGATCGAGGAGCGCCGGCCCGATCTGGCTCATGAAT encodes:
- a CDS encoding phosphoribosylglycinamide formyltransferase, with translation FMSQIGPALLDRYAALNIHPALLPRHGGTGMYGHHVHEAVLAAGDAESGCTVHFLDPDYDHGPILAQRRVPVLLDDTPDTLAERVQEAERELYPEAIGLIAAGRVRVDAGRVLVA